The Pseudomonas moraviensis genome contains the following window.
TGGCCAGTCATCAGGTACTGGCCGCCACGACCCCGGTACCCCTGGAGAACAAGGACGCTTTCATCAGCAACCTGATGAAACAAATGACCCTCGACGAGAAGATCGGCCAGTTGCGCCTGATCAGCATCGGCCCGGAAATGCCCCGCGAGCTGATCCGCAAGGAGATCGCCGCCGGCAACATCGGCGGCACCTTCAACTCGATCACCCGCGCGGAAAACCGTCCAATGCAGGACGCTGCCATGCGCAGTCGCCTGAAGATCCCGATGTTTTTCGCGTACGACGTGATCCACGGTCACCGTACGATTTTCCCGATTCCGCTGGCCCTCGCGTCGAGCTGGGACATGGACGCCATCGGCCAGTCCGGTCGGGTTGCGGCGAAAGAAGCCGCCGCTGACAGTCTCGACATCACCTTTGCGCCGATGGTCGATATCTCCCGCGACCCGCGCTGGGGCCGCAGTTCCGAAGGTTTCGGTGAAGACACCTACCTGACTTCGCGCATCGCCAAAGTCATGGTCAAGGCCTATCAGGGCGAAACCCCGAGCGCCGCCGACAGCATCATGGCCAGCGTCAAGCACTTCGCCCTGTACGGCGCGGTCGAGGGCGGTCGCGACTACAACACCGTCGACATGAGCCCGGTGAAGATGTACCAGGATTACCTGCCGCCCTACCGCGCCGCGATCGATGCCGGTGCTGGCGGTGTGATGGTGGCGTTGAACTCGATCAACGGCATTCCGGCCACGGCCAACACCTGGCTGATGAACGATCTGCTGCGCAAGGATTGGGGCTTCAAGGGCCTGGCGGTCAGCGACCACGGCGCGATCTTCGAACTGATCAAGCACGGCGTCGCCCGCGACGGTCGTGAAGCGGCGAAGCTGGCGATCAAGGCCGGCATCGACATGAGTATGAACGACACCCTCTACGGCAAAGAGCTGCCGGGGCTGCTCAAGTCCGGCGAAATCGAACAGAAAGACATCGACAACGCTGTGCGCGAAGTGCTCGCGGCCAAGTACGACATGGGCCTGTTCAAGGATCCGTACCTGCGCATCGGCAAGGCTGCAGATGATCCGGCCGACACCTACGCCGAAAACCGCCTGCACCGCGCCGAGGCCCGTGAGGTGGCGCGTCGCAGTCTGGTGCTGCTGAAGAATCAGAACGAAACCCTGCCGCTGAAGAAAGACGCGAAAATCGCCCTGGTCGGCCCGCTGGCCAAGGCGCCGATCGACATGATGGGCAGTTGGGCCGCCGCCGGGCGTCCGACACAATCGGTCACGCTGTTCGATGGTATGAGTTCAGTGATTGGCGACAAGGCCAACCTCATCTATGCCCGTGGCGCCAACATCACAGGCGACAAGAAGGTCCTCGATTACCTCAACTTCCTCAACTTCGATGCCCCGGAAGTGGTCGATGACCCGCGCCCGGCCAATGTGCTGATCGACGAAGCGCTGAAAGCGGCGAAGGATGCTGACGTGATCGTCGCGGCTGTCGGTGAGTCCCGTGGCATGTCCCACGAATCCTCGAGCCGCACTGACCTGAACATCCCGGAAACCCAGCGCGAATTGATCCGCGCGCTGAAAGCCACTGGCAAACCGCTGGTGCTGGTGTTGATGAACGGCCGTCCACTGACGATTCTCGAAGAGAACCAGTCGGCCGACGCGATTCTGGAAACCTGGTTCAGCGGCACCGAGGGCGGCAACGCCATCGCCGACGTGCTGTTCGGCGACTACAACCCGTCGGGCAAACTACCGGTCACTTTCCCGCGCTCCGTGGGCCAGATCCCGACCTACTACAACCACTTGAGCATCGGCCGGCCGTTCACGCCGGGCAAACCGGGCAACTACACCTCGCAGTATTTCGATGACACCACCGGCCCGCTGTTTCCGTTTGGTTACGGCCTGAGCTACACCACGTTTGCCCTGAGCGACATGGCGCTGTCGTCGACCACGCTGAACGCCACTGGCAAGCTCGACGCCAGCGTCATGGTCAAGAACACCGGCAAGCGTGATGGCGAAACCGTGGTGCAGTTGTACATCCAGGACGTCACCGGCTCGATGATCCGCCCGGTGAAAGAACTGAAGAACTTTCAGAAGATCATGCTCAAGGCCGGCGAACAGAAAGTCGTGCACTTCACCATCACCGAGGACGACCTGAAGTTCTACAACGCCCAGCTCAAATACGCAGCCGAGCCTGGCAAGTTCAACGTACAGATCGGCCTGGATTCGCAGGCGGTGACGCAGCAGAGCTTTGAATTGCTGTAACCCATGAAAGCAAAAGATCGCAGCCTTCGGCAGCTCCTACAGGGTGTACACCCTGCCATTGTAGGAGCTGCCGAAGGCTGCGATCTTTTGATCTTGCTTCAACCGCGTCTATCGAGAATATTCACCACCAACCGATCCACCCAGCCCCACACCCGCTGCTTCACCCGCCGCCACAACGGCCGGCGCTGCCATTGCTCCAGGCTCACCAACTGACTCAAGCCGAAGTCCTTCTCAAAGCTCGCCTCCACCGCTGCCGTCAGCGCCGGATCCAGTGCCTCCAGATTCGCCTCCAGATTGAAACGCAGATTCCAGTGATCGAAGTTGCACGAGCCTATGCTCACCCAATCGTCCACCAGAACCATTTTCAGGTGCAGGAAGCACGGCTGGTATTCGAAGATCTGCACCCCGGCCTTGAGCAGGCGCGGGTAGTAGCGATGCCCGGCGTAGCGCACCGAAGGGTGATCAGTCCGCGGCCCGGTCAGCAACAGACGCACATCGACACCGCGTGCCGCGGCTTTGCGCAGGGAGCGGCGGATTTGCCAGGTTGGCAGAAAGTACGGCGTGGCCATCCAGATGCGTTGCTGGCCGCTGTTCAAGGCGCGGAACAGTGATTGCAGGATGTCGCGGTGCTGACGGGCGTCGGCATAAGCGACGCGGCCCATCCCCTCGCCCTTGTCCGGCACACGCGGCAGGCGCGGTAACCCGAAATGCGCGGCCGGGCGCCAGGCGCGGCGGTAACGGTTGGCAATCCACTGCCGATCGAAGAGCAATTGCCAATCGAGCACCAACGGGCCACTGATCTCGACCATGACTTCGTGCCACTCGCTGACATCATGGCCCGGCGTCCAGAATTCATCGGTCACGCCCGTGCCGCCGACCACCGCGAGGCATTGATCGACCAGCAGCAATTTACGGTGATCGCGGTAGAAGTTGCCGACCCAGCGCCGCCAGCTCAGGCGATTGTAGAAACGCAGCTCGACGCCCGCCTCGGTCAGGCGCTGACGCAGTGTCAGGGTAAACGCGAGACTGCCGTAATCATCGAACAGGCACCGGACGCGCACACCGCGCTCGGCCGCCGCGACCAGAGCCTGAACGATGGCTTCGGCGCAGGCGCCGGCCTCGACCAGATACAGCTCCAGTTCGATCTGCTCTTTGGCGAGGGCAATGTGCTCGAGCATGCGCGGAAAGAATTGCGGGCCGTCGATCAACAGTTCGAAACGGTTGCCGTCACGCCAGGGGAACACCGCACCGCGCATGTCAGCGCGCCGTGAAAATCAGCACCGCACCCACCGGCACCGACAGACTGATGGCCGACAGGTCGGCGAGTTTGCGCAGGTTTTCCAGGCCAGGCGCCAGATCGAAATCCTCGGCGTTGATCACCAGCGGCTCCAGGGTCACCACCTGAAAGCGTCGATCATCGAGACGCGTGGCGAGCAACTCGGCCGGGTATTCGTGCTGCTTGCCGTGCAGGCTGACGGTCAGCGGCAGGCGTAATTCCAGCTGCGCGCCGGGGGCCAGATCGTTGATCGGGCGCAGGTCGATCTGCGTGGTGATGGTCGCTGCGGGGAATTGCTCGATCTGGAACAGCTCTTTGCGCATGCGTTCATCACGCAAGGGAATGCCACTGTTGATCGATTCGAGCTCGACTTCGACTTCGGCGCGACCGTTGGGATCGACCTTGCCGTGCAGCACCAGAAAGCGCTGCACTTCCGACACGCTGGCATTTTTGGTGCTGACGAACGACAGCCGCGACGATTCGCCGTCCAGATACCAATTGGCCTGGGCCGGCAGTGCAGCGGCCGTCAACAGCAGACTGGCGAAGACTGTATAGAGGGAGCGGTTGAACATTGAACACTCGTGGGGGCGATAAACCTGCACGAACCTTAACCGCCTCCACGGTTATTGCAAACTGGAGATCACCACTGATTGATTGGCTGGTGAAATCCTGTAGGAGTGAGCCTGCTCGCGATGACGGCATATCAGTCGACATCTTTTTTAAATGTCAAACCGCTATCGCGAGCAGGCTCACTCCTACAAGGGGATCGGCTGTGGTCAGGGATTCAGGCGACAGCCCTGGCGTTCGCTCAGCCATTGCGCACTGTTGCTGCGGCCCATGCCGCTGACGGTGATGGTTTTGCTCGAAGCGTCATCGGTAAAACCGCTGGTTGGCAGCCACTGCTTCACATACCCGCGGCAATACCCGGCATCGTTGTTCATCACATACCGGCACGAGCAATATTCCTTGGCGGTGTAGGCGCTGATGATGTCCGCAAACGCCCAGAGATTCTCGCGTTCATACCAGCCCCAGCCGAGCAGTAACAACAGCAGCACCAGCAAAAAACGCTTCATGGCCGCACCGCCTGCAACACGCGTTTGAGCAGTTCGTTGTGCCGGTAGCTGCCATCGCGGTCATCGCCGTAACGCACGATCACCAGCTTCCGGCTGGGCATCACATACAGCGCCTGGCCCCAGTGGCCGAGGGCGGCGAAGGTGTCGGGCGGGGCGTCGGGCCACGGTGATGCTGCACCAGCGACAGAACGATTGAGCCACCAATGGCCGCCCGGCACGGCTTCGTCCTGATGCGCCTTGTAGCCGGCAAACGGTGTGAGGTTGAACGCGAGCCAATCCTCGGGCAGCAACTGCCGATCGTTCCAGCGCCCGCCGCGCGCCATCAGCAGGCCGACCCGCGCCAGATCCCGTGCAGTGAGATAAGCATAGGACGAGGCGACAAAGGTGCCGCGGGCATCGCTTTCCCACACGGCATGGCGGATGCCCAAGGGTTCGAACAGTGCTGTCCACGGATAGTCGGCATAACGCTGCGGCCCCACGATAGTTTTCAGCGCGGCGGCGAGCAGATTGCTGTCGCCGCTGGAATAACGGAAAGCCTGACCCGGTGCGGCATAAGCGTCGTGGTTCGCAGTGAATGCCGCCATGTCGCGATGGCCCCGGGTGTAGAGCATCGCTACCACCGAAGATTTCAGCGGGGCGTATTCGTAGTCTTCCTGCCAATCCAGACCGGACGCCCAGTTGAGCAGATGGCCGAGGCTGATCGCCGGGTGTTTTTCCAGCGCCGGGTAGAACTTCAGGGCCGGGTCGTCGAGTTTGAACCGGCCTTCGCCGTAGGCCACACCGAGCACCGTAGCCAGCAGGCTTTTGCTGATCGACCAGGTCAAATGCGGGCTCTGAGCGGTGGTCGGGCCGGCGTAGCGTTCGTAGACGATCTGGCCGTCGCGGATGATCAACAAGGCGTCGGTGCGGATGCCTTCGCGAGTGGCGTCGTTGCGGGGCGGGAAGGCGTAACTTTCCAGTGCCTCGACGGCGGGGCCCGCGATCGGCGAGCCGATTGGCCATTGCTCATTCGGCCATTGTTCGGCGTGAGCGGTGAGGCTGATCAGCAGCAGGAACAGGGACAGGCCTTTGAACATGGTTGAGGCTCTGGGGTTGGTCTGCTGAGCTTAGGTGGCGTTCATGACAGGTTGGTGGCGTTTCGTATATTGCTATCGCGAGCAGGCTCACTCCTACAGTTTGATCGCATTCCAACTGAACAAACGCGATCAAGTGTAGGAGTGAGCCTGCTCGCGATGAGGCCAGTCAGGCCGATGCAAGAGCCTTGGCCAAGCGCTTCGCCCCCGCCCGCCACCGCCAATTCGAACGGCGTGACGTTGCCCAGCGCCTGCGACAACGTTGCAAAACCTTCGGCCAGATCAGCAGCGGCGGGCAGGCGTTCACGGCGGTGCAGCAGTTCTGTCCAGGGCACGGGCGCCTCCTTATGGGCTGTCATATAAGCATCACCGAACGTTCATGGCGATGACACCGGGGCTACATAGCCTGACTTTGCACAACACGGCTGCATAAAGAAAGTCGATCGGCTGCAACCCACGACGGGTTAAAGGCCCGTACGGAGATTCACATGACGCAAATCGCCCGCATCAGCGACACCGGCAATGAACGCCGCCTGCAAGCCGAACGCCTGGTCGGCGCCGAAGCCTTGCAGCAAGCCCAGGCCCTGCGCTTCGCCGTCTTCAGCGGCGAGTTCAACGCCAAATTGAAAGGCGCGGAACTGGGTCTGGACATGGATGATTATGATGTTCACTGCAGCCACATCGGCGTGCGTGATCTGAACACCGGGCGTCTGGTCGCAACCACGCGTTTGCTCGATCACACCGCCGCCAGCAGCCTCGGCAAGTTCTACAGCGAAGAAGAATTCAGCCTGCATGGGCTCGCGCATCTGCAAGGTCCGATCCTGGAAATCGGCCGCACCTGCGTCGACCCGGCGTACCGCAACGGCGGCACCATCGCCGTGCTCTGGGGCGAGTTGGCCGAAGTACTCAATCAGGGCGGCTACAGCTATCTGATGGGTTGCGCGAGCATTCCGATGCAGGACGGCGGCATTCAGGCCCACGCAATCATGCAGCGTTTGCGCGAACGTTATCTGTGCACCGAACACCTGCGGGCCGAGCCGAAAAATCCGCTGCCGACGCTGGATATCCCCTCCAACGTCATCGCCGAAATGCCGCCGCTGCTCAAGGCTTACATGCGCCTCGGTGCGAAGATCTGCGGCGAACCGTGCTGGGACGAAGACTTCCAGGTCGCCGACGTGTTCATCCTGCTCAAGCGCGACGAACTCTGCCCGCGCTACGCCAGGCACTTCAAGGCGGCGGTGTGATGAGCCGGTTGCGGGTGTACGCGCGAATCGCGCGAGTGCTGCTGGTGGTGACGCTGGGATTGACCATGGCCAGCGTCTTCGGCGTGTTCGAACGCATCGGTCTGGCCCATTCGATGGAGCGTCGCCAGCGCTGGTCGCGCTTCTTCATGGCGCGGCTGAGCAACGCCCTGCCCTTTCGCGTGAGCGTGCACGGTGAGCTGCCGAAACAGCCGATGCTGTGGGTCAGCAATCACGTGTCGTGGACCGATATTCCGCTGCTGGGCATGCTCACGCCGCTGTCGTTTCTGTCCAAGGCCGAAGTGCGCACCTGGCCGGTGGCCGGTTGGCTCGCGGCCAAGGCCGGCAGTCTGTTCATCCGCCGTGGTTCGGGCGACAGCCAGTTGATCCGCAAACAGATGACCCGTCATTTGCAAACCGAACATTCACTGCTGATGTTCCCTGAAGGCACTACCACCGACGGCCGTTCGCTGCGCACGTTCCATGGTCGCCTGCTGTCGGCGGCGATCGATTCGCAGGTGATGCTGCAACCGGTGGCGATCCGTTATCTGCGCGAGGGCAAAATCGACACGCTGGCGCCGTTCATTGGCGACGATGATTTGCTCTCGCATCTGATGCGCCTGTTCAGCCATGACTGCGGCGATGTCGAAGTGCATCTGCTCAAGCCGATTGCCTGTCAGGGCCGCGAGCGCGCGGCGCTGGCGTTCGAAGCGCAGCAGGCGGTGCAGAAG
Protein-coding sequences here:
- the bglX gene encoding beta-glucosidase BglX, which encodes MKKLCLLGLFVSLASHQVLAATTPVPLENKDAFISNLMKQMTLDEKIGQLRLISIGPEMPRELIRKEIAAGNIGGTFNSITRAENRPMQDAAMRSRLKIPMFFAYDVIHGHRTIFPIPLALASSWDMDAIGQSGRVAAKEAAADSLDITFAPMVDISRDPRWGRSSEGFGEDTYLTSRIAKVMVKAYQGETPSAADSIMASVKHFALYGAVEGGRDYNTVDMSPVKMYQDYLPPYRAAIDAGAGGVMVALNSINGIPATANTWLMNDLLRKDWGFKGLAVSDHGAIFELIKHGVARDGREAAKLAIKAGIDMSMNDTLYGKELPGLLKSGEIEQKDIDNAVREVLAAKYDMGLFKDPYLRIGKAADDPADTYAENRLHRAEAREVARRSLVLLKNQNETLPLKKDAKIALVGPLAKAPIDMMGSWAAAGRPTQSVTLFDGMSSVIGDKANLIYARGANITGDKKVLDYLNFLNFDAPEVVDDPRPANVLIDEALKAAKDADVIVAAVGESRGMSHESSSRTDLNIPETQRELIRALKATGKPLVLVLMNGRPLTILEENQSADAILETWFSGTEGGNAIADVLFGDYNPSGKLPVTFPRSVGQIPTYYNHLSIGRPFTPGKPGNYTSQYFDDTTGPLFPFGYGLSYTTFALSDMALSSTTLNATGKLDASVMVKNTGKRDGETVVQLYIQDVTGSMIRPVKELKNFQKIMLKAGEQKVVHFTITEDDLKFYNAQLKYAAEPGKFNVQIGLDSQAVTQQSFELL
- a CDS encoding phospholipase D-like domain-containing protein; its protein translation is MRGAVFPWRDGNRFELLIDGPQFFPRMLEHIALAKEQIELELYLVEAGACAEAIVQALVAAAERGVRVRCLFDDYGSLAFTLTLRQRLTEAGVELRFYNRLSWRRWVGNFYRDHRKLLLVDQCLAVVGGTGVTDEFWTPGHDVSEWHEVMVEISGPLVLDWQLLFDRQWIANRYRRAWRPAAHFGLPRLPRVPDKGEGMGRVAYADARQHRDILQSLFRALNSGQQRIWMATPYFLPTWQIRRSLRKAAARGVDVRLLLTGPRTDHPSVRYAGHRYYPRLLKAGVQIFEYQPCFLHLKMVLVDDWVSIGSCNFDHWNLRFNLEANLEALDPALTAAVEASFEKDFGLSQLVSLEQWQRRPLWRRVKQRVWGWVDRLVVNILDRRG
- a CDS encoding YceI family protein, translated to MFNRSLYTVFASLLLTAAALPAQANWYLDGESSRLSFVSTKNASVSEVQRFLVLHGKVDPNGRAEVEVELESINSGIPLRDERMRKELFQIEQFPAATITTQIDLRPINDLAPGAQLELRLPLTVSLHGKQHEYPAELLATRLDDRRFQVVTLEPLVINAEDFDLAPGLENLRKLADLSAISLSVPVGAVLIFTAR
- a CDS encoding serine hydrolase domain-containing protein: MFKGLSLFLLLISLTAHAEQWPNEQWPIGSPIAGPAVEALESYAFPPRNDATREGIRTDALLIIRDGQIVYERYAGPTTAQSPHLTWSISKSLLATVLGVAYGEGRFKLDDPALKFYPALEKHPAISLGHLLNWASGLDWQEDYEYAPLKSSVVAMLYTRGHRDMAAFTANHDAYAAPGQAFRYSSGDSNLLAAALKTIVGPQRYADYPWTALFEPLGIRHAVWESDARGTFVASSYAYLTARDLARVGLLMARGGRWNDRQLLPEDWLAFNLTPFAGYKAHQDEAVPGGHWWLNRSVAGAASPWPDAPPDTFAALGHWGQALYVMPSRKLVIVRYGDDRDGSYRHNELLKRVLQAVRP
- the olsB gene encoding L-ornithine N(alpha)-acyltransferase; amino-acid sequence: MTQIARISDTGNERRLQAERLVGAEALQQAQALRFAVFSGEFNAKLKGAELGLDMDDYDVHCSHIGVRDLNTGRLVATTRLLDHTAASSLGKFYSEEEFSLHGLAHLQGPILEIGRTCVDPAYRNGGTIAVLWGELAEVLNQGGYSYLMGCASIPMQDGGIQAHAIMQRLRERYLCTEHLRAEPKNPLPTLDIPSNVIAEMPPLLKAYMRLGAKICGEPCWDEDFQVADVFILLKRDELCPRYARHFKAAV
- a CDS encoding lysophospholipid acyltransferase family protein, which codes for MSRLRVYARIARVLLVVTLGLTMASVFGVFERIGLAHSMERRQRWSRFFMARLSNALPFRVSVHGELPKQPMLWVSNHVSWTDIPLLGMLTPLSFLSKAEVRTWPVAGWLAAKAGSLFIRRGSGDSQLIRKQMTRHLQTEHSLLMFPEGTTTDGRSLRTFHGRLLSAAIDSQVMLQPVAIRYLREGKIDTLAPFIGDDDLLSHLMRLFSHDCGDVEVHLLKPIACQGRERAALAFEAQQAVQKVLFGSIPESRQSPMRPAIAA